One genomic segment of Vibrio nitrifigilis includes these proteins:
- the vctC gene encoding iron chelate ABC transporter ATP-binding protein VctC has translation MIQLQKLTKLFGQHTVVDKASAEFEKGKVTSIIGPNGAGKSTLLSMASRLIARDEGDVWIDSKPLVDWDTKELAKRLSVLRQANTITMRFTIRELVSFGRFPHSQGKLTAEDEKVIDQSIEYLGIKDIEHKYLDELSGGQRQMAFIAMVMAQDTDYIFLDEPLNNLDIKHSLKIMATIRKLAHEWNKSVVIVIHDINFASCYSDSIIALKRGKVVANGAVNEVIQESVLSDIYETPFKVIEQDGKRMCLYYT, from the coding sequence ATGATTCAATTACAGAAACTCACAAAATTATTTGGCCAACATACTGTTGTTGATAAGGCGAGTGCTGAGTTTGAAAAGGGCAAAGTGACGTCGATTATTGGCCCCAATGGGGCTGGTAAAAGTACATTGTTATCCATGGCGAGTCGCTTAATTGCTCGCGATGAAGGTGATGTATGGATTGATAGTAAGCCATTAGTTGATTGGGATACGAAAGAACTCGCTAAGCGTCTCTCTGTTTTGCGTCAGGCAAACACGATTACCATGCGTTTTACTATCCGCGAATTAGTCTCTTTTGGCCGTTTCCCTCATTCACAAGGTAAACTGACGGCAGAAGATGAAAAAGTCATCGACCAGTCTATCGAATATTTAGGCATCAAAGATATTGAACATAAATACTTAGATGAATTGAGCGGTGGTCAACGACAAATGGCTTTTATTGCGATGGTAATGGCCCAAGATACCGATTATATTTTTTTAGATGAGCCACTTAATAACTTAGATATTAAACACTCTTTGAAGATCATGGCGACAATTCGAAAACTTGCACATGAGTGGAATAAATCTGTGGTTATTGTTATTCACGATATTAATTTTGCTTCTTGTTATTCCGATTCGATTATCGCATTAAAGCGCGGAAAAGTGGTGGCAAATGGTGCGGTCAATGAGGTGATTCAAGAATCGGTGTTAAGCGATATTTATGAAACGCCATTTAAAGTCATTGAGCAGGATGGTAAAAGGATGTGTTTATATTACACATGA
- a CDS encoding acetate/propionate family kinase: MSNSYVLVINSGSSSLKFAVIDPESGDAVVSGLGECFGLPEANISWKYQGEKTKEEIPAGGDHHQYAFERIVKLLDSIGLSEQFVAVGHRVVAGGEAFKGTVRVDEEVVAEIERLAELAPLHNKANAAGIRAAMEVFPSLPQFAIFDTAFHQTMPAKAYMYAVPHEVYDEYKVRRYGAHGTSHYFVSREAAKVLDKPATECNIITVHLGNGASITAVKNGESVDTSMGLTPLAGLAMGTRCGDLDPSVIEFLMRKGWDQEKVFTTLNKKSGLLGISGTTSDMRGILEACEAGDEAAQLAFDVFTYRVAKYIGSYLVSIGDLDAIVFTGGIGENSLPVRHAVLEYLKVFGFVEDQKGNEDARFGASGQIAASEMLGAIALVIPTNEELVIAQDCVNLL; encoded by the coding sequence ATGTCGAATTCTTACGTGTTGGTCATCAACTCTGGTAGCTCTTCGCTAAAATTTGCTGTCATTGATCCAGAAAGCGGTGATGCAGTCGTTAGTGGCCTCGGTGAATGCTTCGGTTTGCCAGAAGCAAACATTAGCTGGAAATACCAAGGCGAGAAAACAAAAGAAGAGATCCCAGCTGGTGGCGATCATCATCAGTATGCGTTTGAACGTATTGTTAAATTGCTAGATTCTATTGGTTTGAGTGAACAGTTCGTTGCTGTTGGTCACCGTGTTGTTGCTGGTGGCGAAGCGTTTAAAGGCACTGTTCGTGTTGATGAAGAAGTGGTAGCAGAAATTGAGCGTCTTGCTGAGCTTGCTCCTCTTCATAACAAAGCCAATGCAGCGGGTATTCGCGCAGCAATGGAAGTGTTCCCATCACTCCCTCAGTTCGCTATTTTCGATACAGCTTTCCACCAAACAATGCCTGCGAAAGCATACATGTATGCAGTTCCTCACGAAGTGTATGACGAATACAAAGTTCGTCGTTACGGCGCACATGGTACTAGCCACTATTTTGTAAGTCGTGAAGCGGCAAAAGTGTTAGATAAACCAGCGACAGAGTGCAATATCATTACTGTTCACTTAGGTAATGGTGCATCCATCACTGCGGTTAAAAACGGTGAAAGTGTTGATACCAGCATGGGCTTAACTCCGCTTGCTGGCCTTGCTATGGGTACTCGCTGTGGTGATTTAGATCCAAGTGTTATTGAATTCTTAATGCGTAAAGGTTGGGATCAAGAAAAAGTCTTTACCACGTTAAATAAAAAATCTGGCTTGTTAGGTATTTCTGGTACAACAAGCGACATGCGCGGCATTTTAGAAGCGTGTGAAGCAGGCGACGAAGCAGCGCAACTTGCTTTTGACGTATTTACATACCGTGTAGCGAAATACATTGGTTCTTACCTAGTTTCAATTGGTGATTTAGACGCGATTGTCTTCACTGGTGGTATCGGTGAAAACTCATTACCTGTACGTCACGCTGTTCTTGAATACTTAAAAGTATTTGGCTTTGTTGAAGATCAAAAAGGTAATGAAGATGCTCGCTTTGGTGCTTCAGGTCAAATTGCTGCGTCTGAAATGCTTGGTGCGATTGCATTAGTGATTCCAACTAATGAAGAGTTAGTCATTGCTCAAGATTGTGTAAATTTACTGTAA
- a CDS encoding methyl-accepting chemotaxis protein: protein MQWYRNLSITKKLLGLVIILLALVAATSAYAIYKMSRVATEIDAIAKENIPLVKLASDITVKQLQGAIMLEKILRISDIKSQDTTSQMKKYSQQIKQNALYFDEKVMVAKQLLEQSISHAFTQNIRDRLIQLDKELDVIIKHHKEYEISMFSMLDILSDGEKHGELADSAANLETKQDQLDHELEQFLLRLERATEAAVIVTENEEHEALTNMVIISSCSAIFGLLVGIIVSRAIVKGVTSAKEVAEEMAKGNFDQHITVDSKDEVGQLLTSMNHVCHALSRIVSEVVSRADNIAATVVELAEVAEINRQAMSQQQQNTEMVAAAMTQMSTTITEVASNAEGAAASTDRVNSSAQHGCETAETTQALSNKLIEQGRLCQDIIGVLQGSTEKIQNFIQEVDGISEQTNLLALNASIEAARAGEQGRGFAVVADEVRNLASRSQKATQEISDLVNKLVGNTQNAAAIIAGSDDVIMQTSTKIEETKAEFIVIASAIAELSEANLQVAAASEEQSVTSNEISMNLEGIRESGGNVLLSTQETAQASEDLSVQANSLKELVAKFKVKKELVY, encoded by the coding sequence ATGCAGTGGTATAGAAATTTGTCTATCACCAAGAAGCTTCTTGGGTTAGTGATAATATTGTTGGCCTTGGTCGCTGCTACATCTGCTTATGCCATTTATAAAATGAGCCGTGTCGCCACAGAAATTGATGCCATAGCGAAAGAAAATATCCCTTTAGTGAAGTTGGCTAGTGATATCACGGTCAAACAGCTTCAGGGAGCTATTATGCTCGAGAAGATCCTTAGAATCAGTGATATTAAATCACAAGACACCACGTCTCAGATGAAGAAATATAGCCAACAAATAAAACAAAATGCGCTCTATTTCGATGAAAAAGTGATGGTTGCCAAACAGCTGTTGGAGCAGTCCATCTCCCATGCTTTCACACAAAATATTCGCGATAGGCTAATTCAGTTAGACAAAGAACTCGATGTGATCATCAAACATCATAAAGAGTATGAGATTTCGATGTTTTCCATGCTTGATATCTTGAGTGACGGTGAAAAACATGGCGAGTTAGCTGATAGCGCTGCAAATTTAGAAACCAAACAAGACCAGCTCGATCATGAATTGGAACAGTTTTTACTGCGTTTAGAAAGGGCGACAGAAGCCGCTGTGATCGTGACTGAAAATGAAGAGCATGAAGCGTTAACCAATATGGTTATCATTTCTAGTTGCTCAGCCATTTTTGGGTTATTGGTAGGGATTATCGTTAGCCGTGCGATTGTGAAAGGTGTTACAAGCGCAAAAGAAGTCGCTGAAGAGATGGCAAAAGGCAATTTTGACCAGCATATAACGGTTGATAGCAAGGATGAAGTGGGGCAATTGCTTACTAGTATGAATCACGTATGTCATGCCTTAAGCCGTATAGTGAGTGAAGTCGTCAGTCGTGCTGATAATATCGCAGCAACGGTGGTGGAGTTGGCCGAAGTAGCAGAAATAAATCGTCAGGCAATGAGTCAGCAACAGCAAAATACTGAGATGGTAGCTGCTGCGATGACACAAATGTCGACGACCATCACCGAAGTTGCGAGCAATGCAGAGGGGGCAGCTGCATCGACGGATAGAGTCAACAGCAGTGCTCAACATGGCTGTGAAACCGCAGAAACGACGCAGGCACTCTCTAACAAATTGATTGAACAAGGCCGGTTGTGCCAAGACATTATTGGCGTCTTGCAAGGTAGTACCGAAAAAATTCAGAATTTTATTCAGGAAGTCGATGGAATCTCTGAGCAAACCAATTTATTGGCATTAAACGCGTCAATCGAAGCCGCTCGCGCGGGAGAACAAGGCCGTGGTTTTGCTGTGGTGGCTGATGAAGTACGCAACTTAGCATCCAGAAGCCAAAAAGCGACACAAGAAATTTCAGATCTGGTCAATAAATTGGTTGGAAATACCCAAAATGCGGCAGCGATTATTGCTGGTAGCGATGATGTGATAATGCAAACGTCGACGAAGATTGAAGAGACGAAAGCCGAATTTATTGTGATTGCCTCTGCGATTGCAGAGTTGTCTGAGGCGAATTTACAAGTAGCCGCTGCCAGTGAAGAGCAATCGGTTACGTCTAACGAAATCAGTATGAATTTAGAAGGTATTCGTGAATCGGGCGGTAATGTGTTGCTGAGTACACAAGAAACCGCTCAAGCCAGTGAAGATTTATCGGTTCAAGCCAATTCATTGAAAGAATTAGTGGCCAAATTTAAAGTAAAAAAAGAATTGGTTTATTAA
- the vctD gene encoding iron chelate uptake ABC transporter permease subunit VctD, with translation MKKLLSALILLSIASLFVGVGDVSFSALMAGDSLAWQLFVTSRVPRLIAILLSGAGLSIAGLIMQQVSQNRFAAPSTSGTIECAMLGYVLSLVIFGDGNNIWLIFLVSMAGTLVFVQFINRIQFKNAIFVPLVGIIFGNVVSSAATFIAYKYDAVQNLMGWGVANFANLLQGDYELLYIAIPIAIFSYLYAARISAVGMGKDFAVNLGLNYQQVLVIGVCLVSMMSATVVMIVGQLPFLGLIVPNLVSSFCGDNLRRNIPISAACGALLVLACDLVGRVIIFPYEVPISMIISILGGIAFITLILRGQKHAG, from the coding sequence GTGAAAAAGCTATTATCCGCATTAATCTTGCTTAGTATCGCGTCTCTCTTCGTCGGCGTTGGTGACGTTTCCTTTTCTGCGCTCATGGCTGGTGATTCATTAGCATGGCAGCTTTTTGTGACGAGCCGTGTTCCGCGCTTAATCGCGATTTTGCTTTCTGGTGCAGGTTTAAGCATTGCAGGACTTATTATGCAGCAGGTCAGTCAAAACCGTTTTGCTGCGCCATCCACATCCGGCACGATTGAGTGTGCCATGCTGGGCTATGTGCTGAGTTTGGTGATATTTGGTGATGGTAACAACATCTGGCTGATCTTTTTGGTTTCAATGGCTGGCACGTTGGTCTTTGTTCAGTTTATCAATCGTATTCAATTTAAAAACGCCATTTTCGTACCATTAGTGGGTATCATTTTTGGTAATGTGGTCTCTTCAGCCGCAACATTCATTGCTTATAAATACGATGCGGTACAAAACCTGATGGGCTGGGGGGTAGCGAACTTTGCTAATTTGCTGCAGGGAGATTATGAGCTGCTCTATATCGCCATACCCATTGCGATTTTTAGCTATTTGTACGCCGCTCGAATCTCTGCTGTTGGTATGGGCAAAGATTTTGCGGTCAATTTGGGTTTGAATTATCAGCAAGTGTTGGTGATTGGCGTCTGTTTGGTGTCCATGATGTCGGCAACCGTGGTCATGATTGTGGGTCAATTGCCATTTTTGGGCTTGATCGTCCCTAACTTAGTGAGCAGTTTTTGTGGAGACAACTTGCGGCGTAATATTCCCATCAGCGCAGCCTGCGGTGCGTTACTAGTGCTAGCGTGTGATTTAGTGGGTCGAGTGATTATTTTCCCGTATGAAGTACCTATTTCAATGATTATTAGCATTCTAGGCGGTATTGCCTTTATTACCTTAATCCTGCGAGGTCAAAAGCATGCAGGATAG
- a CDS encoding MBL fold metallo-hydrolase: MIIDVLGCGSAFAKESNTSAILVQDLNTTWLIDCGPTIPCAIWQRDMNINDIDVIYFTHIHPDHCAGLPALLGNWKAFKRTKPLTIFCQSKQQQALESLVKLASWPGSNLPFTLHWQSIEDQFIWDEWNIKTAFTQHEVSNRALRIDNGTNSLFYSGDGRPTKESQLLMKNVDIAFQECACFDALPEGDSHGDLPQCVRLCEQLTVPVLVVYHCWDEHLDAIRREVSQHRHLAVSRDGWTINLSQPLLPQL; this comes from the coding sequence ATGATTATTGATGTGTTGGGATGCGGAAGTGCATTTGCTAAAGAATCGAATACCTCGGCAATTTTAGTGCAAGACCTTAATACGACTTGGCTTATTGATTGTGGCCCAACCATTCCTTGTGCAATCTGGCAACGAGATATGAATATCAATGACATCGATGTTATTTATTTTACCCATATCCATCCCGATCATTGTGCTGGGTTGCCAGCTTTGCTAGGCAACTGGAAAGCATTTAAACGCACTAAGCCGCTCACGATATTTTGTCAATCCAAACAGCAGCAAGCACTTGAATCCTTGGTAAAACTAGCAAGTTGGCCCGGCAGCAACCTACCATTTACTCTGCACTGGCAGTCAATAGAAGACCAATTTATATGGGACGAGTGGAATATAAAAACAGCCTTCACTCAACATGAAGTCTCGAATCGAGCATTAAGGATTGATAACGGGACTAATTCCCTCTTTTATAGTGGTGATGGTCGTCCAACGAAAGAAAGTCAGTTACTGATGAAAAATGTAGATATTGCATTCCAAGAATGCGCTTGTTTTGATGCGCTGCCAGAAGGCGATTCTCATGGTGATCTTCCACAATGTGTTCGTTTATGTGAACAATTAACGGTGCCTGTCCTCGTTGTTTACCACTGTTGGGATGAACATTTGGATGCGATTCGTCGCGAAGTTTCTCAACATCGCCATTTAGCAGTGAGTAGAGACGGTTGGACGATCAATTTGTCACAGCCATTATTGCCGCAACTGTGA
- a CDS encoding DNA-3-methyladenine glycosylase I, whose product MTIEKFDSIYQRACERKGSQSALESLLRHPLTKEQIAQIPDNRWLAAFTMKVFQSGIQWKVVADKWPNFEQLFFQFRLEPLLMQPDEAWEEKAQNPGIIRYLPKVMTIPANAQMIFDIRLDHGSFGKWVAQFPQERIVDLWLHLKKHGKRLGGNTGPYALRQLGVDTFLLTHDIEAYLRATKVIDGGKDTKRTLYATNDAFNQWHEESGRSFTEISQIIAYSTGDNRV is encoded by the coding sequence ATGACCATTGAAAAATTTGATTCTATCTATCAACGTGCCTGCGAACGTAAAGGTAGCCAAAGCGCATTAGAATCCTTATTACGTCACCCACTGACTAAAGAACAAATTGCTCAAATTCCTGATAACCGCTGGTTAGCCGCTTTTACTATGAAAGTATTTCAAAGTGGTATCCAATGGAAAGTTGTTGCCGATAAGTGGCCTAATTTTGAACAACTGTTTTTCCAGTTCCGTTTAGAGCCTCTGCTAATGCAACCCGATGAAGCTTGGGAAGAAAAAGCACAAAATCCAGGTATTATTCGCTACTTGCCTAAAGTCATGACCATCCCAGCGAATGCTCAGATGATTTTTGACATTCGTTTGGATCACGGATCATTTGGGAAATGGGTTGCCCAGTTTCCACAAGAGCGCATTGTCGACCTTTGGTTGCATCTGAAAAAACACGGTAAGCGCCTCGGTGGTAATACTGGGCCGTATGCATTACGGCAATTAGGAGTAGACACATTTCTACTGACCCACGATATAGAAGCCTATCTGAGAGCCACAAAGGTCATTGATGGTGGTAAAGACACCAAACGCACTCTGTACGCCACTAACGATGCCTTTAACCAATGGCATGAAGAATCTGGCCGTAGCTTTACCGAAATCAGCCAAATCATTGCTTATTCAACCGGTGATAACCGTGTTTAA
- a CDS encoding transposase, giving the protein MTIARRQQVDLSITPYYHCVSRCVRRSFLCGIDAVSGRSYEHRRQWLESRILKLAQIYCIDICAYAVMSNHYHLVVHINRDKALNLSEEEVIQRWSIQHSLDEIMIRYRDQNIEDPQIKERCQKQIHVWRERLYSLSWMMRELNMAIALQANKEDQCTGHFWEGRYKSQALLDEQALLAAMTYVDLNPIRANIAHTPETSNHTSIKKRINSLRLNAKTPTGLAPFRRNANSSQRGYYLPFNFIDYLEWIDWYGRHNHHLTARGEIDVKQPPILARLSIAMPDFITTCANLEQRGRLWVGSRQTIEKTKHLIPRQRLQTVNF; this is encoded by the coding sequence ATGACTATCGCCAGACGACAGCAAGTGGATTTATCAATAACACCTTATTATCACTGTGTATCTCGCTGTGTTAGACGCTCTTTTCTCTGTGGCATTGATGCGGTTTCGGGTCGTTCTTACGAGCATCGACGCCAATGGTTAGAATCTCGTATTTTGAAACTGGCTCAAATCTATTGTATTGATATTTGCGCCTATGCCGTGATGAGTAATCACTACCATTTAGTTGTGCACATTAATCGCGATAAGGCATTGAATTTAAGTGAGGAAGAGGTCATTCAGCGCTGGTCAATCCAGCATTCACTCGATGAAATCATGATACGTTATAGAGACCAAAACATTGAAGATCCACAAATCAAAGAAAGGTGTCAAAAGCAAATTCATGTCTGGCGCGAAAGGCTATATTCTTTAAGCTGGATGATGCGAGAGCTCAATATGGCTATCGCACTTCAAGCGAACAAAGAAGATCAATGCACTGGACATTTTTGGGAAGGTCGCTATAAATCTCAAGCTTTGTTGGATGAGCAGGCACTGCTTGCTGCAATGACCTACGTAGATCTGAACCCCATTCGCGCTAACATCGCACACACTCCAGAAACCTCCAATCATACATCGATTAAAAAGCGTATTAATTCCTTAAGATTGAATGCCAAAACACCTACTGGTCTTGCCCCATTTCGTCGTAATGCCAATTCATCACAGCGTGGTTATTATCTACCTTTTAACTTCATTGATTATCTTGAATGGATAGACTGGTATGGAAGGCACAACCATCATTTAACCGCTCGCGGTGAAATTGACGTCAAACAACCACCTATTTTGGCTCGATTGTCGATTGCTATGCCTGACTTTATCACGACATGCGCCAACCTCGAACAGCGCGGCCGATTATGGGTAGGTTCCAGACAAACGATAGAAAAGACCAAGCACCTTATACCCCGGCAGCGATTACAAACCGTTAATTTTTAA
- a CDS encoding MFS transporter — protein sequence MKTTSSNAKDLSAAGLILLVAGQLMPQMDFSIVNVALDAISVSLHANKTQLGLIVSLYGLAFAISLAMSGRLGDRYGRKKLFMYGIASFAIASFICGLAPSIYLLIAARILQGIAAAMLMPQILATIHVTLHGERHSKAIGIYGSVGGLSFIIGQILGGWLVSADLFGLGWRSVFYINLPICAVILYFGNKWIPETKEQSSLSLDWFGTTLLAVIVTLILTSISAGPDMGWNVLIWAMLLITLPLMCWLWKVEDLKEQQGRTPLMPPSLLKRPLVILGCTSLVLQVASYGGYMFVVALTLQSGFHMSSFNSGNAFIGLGISYFIGSLYAGKLAKFFTRFNFTGVILIGSAINLVGYWWLYEIISAHSNNLTPWTLLPPMLIIGVGNAFAVNSSLRIGLSDIPAQFAGVGSAFMTTLQQTAIALGTAICAAFYIQNLSQADVLHLGGLKAGLWTIACFISVLFIIHAIRACKIFQQPKTTQSTTH from the coding sequence ATGAAAACAACTTCATCAAATGCAAAAGATCTTTCAGCCGCTGGGCTGATTCTTTTAGTGGCAGGACAATTGATGCCACAAATGGATTTCTCAATCGTCAACGTTGCCTTAGATGCAATTAGCGTATCGCTTCACGCAAATAAAACTCAGCTAGGGCTGATCGTTTCTCTTTATGGACTCGCTTTCGCTATCAGCCTTGCTATGAGTGGCCGCTTGGGCGATCGATATGGACGTAAAAAATTGTTTATGTATGGCATCGCCAGTTTCGCGATTGCTTCGTTTATCTGTGGCTTAGCGCCTTCAATTTATTTACTGATAGCCGCAAGGATTTTGCAAGGCATCGCAGCAGCAATGCTAATGCCACAAATTTTGGCCACCATTCATGTTACTTTACATGGTGAGCGTCACTCTAAAGCCATCGGTATTTACGGTTCTGTTGGCGGACTTTCGTTTATTATTGGTCAAATTTTAGGTGGCTGGCTGGTGTCTGCTGATCTATTTGGTCTGGGTTGGCGCAGCGTTTTCTACATTAACCTACCTATATGCGCTGTCATTTTGTATTTTGGAAATAAATGGATCCCAGAAACAAAAGAGCAATCCAGCCTATCCCTCGACTGGTTTGGGACAACTTTGTTAGCTGTTATCGTCACGCTGATCTTAACATCTATCTCTGCTGGGCCTGATATGGGATGGAATGTTTTAATCTGGGCCATGCTACTGATTACGCTACCCTTGATGTGTTGGTTATGGAAAGTGGAAGACCTTAAAGAGCAACAAGGACGTACACCATTAATGCCACCATCATTACTAAAACGGCCTCTAGTGATACTTGGCTGTACTAGCTTGGTGCTCCAAGTCGCGTCTTATGGCGGTTATATGTTTGTGGTAGCGTTGACACTTCAATCTGGCTTTCACATGTCTTCATTTAATTCGGGAAATGCGTTTATCGGCTTGGGGATCTCTTACTTTATAGGCTCTCTTTACGCTGGCAAATTGGCCAAATTCTTTACCCGATTTAACTTTACCGGTGTGATCTTAATCGGTTCAGCGATTAACCTAGTTGGATATTGGTGGTTGTATGAGATTATTTCAGCTCATAGCAATAACTTAACCCCCTGGACGTTACTTCCTCCCATGCTAATTATTGGGGTTGGTAATGCGTTTGCCGTTAACAGCTCACTGCGCATCGGTTTATCCGATATTCCTGCGCAATTTGCCGGTGTCGGAAGTGCGTTTATGACCACCTTACAACAAACTGCTATTGCTTTAGGCACCGCAATTTGTGCAGCATTCTATATTCAAAATCTGAGTCAAGCCGATGTACTGCATTTAGGTGGATTAAAAGCTGGGTTATGGACTATCGCGTGTTTTATCTCAGTACTCTTCATCATTCATGCAATTAGAGCATGCAAAATTTTTCAACAACCTAAAACAACGCAATCCACTACACACTAG
- the vctG gene encoding iron chelate uptake ABC transporter permease subunit VctG → MQDRTKLVILVVVSLVFAALFICIGLNADNYHYFLSRRAPKVIAMTLAGIAIAQSSLTFQTITNNRILTPSIMGFDSLYMLTQVLVVVLFGGMSFYSVNAYANFTIAMVVMLGFSFLLFAFYFRGQQRNLMVLLLLGVILGALFGNVASFLTMLMDPNDFATLQSNMFASFNNINVDLVYLTAPLLIVVAFLLFRMHRTLDVFWLDQDNAIGLGVDVRKTTRNVLLLSAILISISTALVGPIMFFGLLVTNLTREWFNTFRHRTLLFACSAMSVCALLSGQWVVEKVFNFGTTISVVINFIGGVYFLTLLIRNKVV, encoded by the coding sequence ATGCAGGATAGAACCAAGCTGGTTATATTAGTTGTTGTCTCGTTAGTATTTGCGGCACTGTTTATCTGTATCGGTCTAAATGCAGACAACTACCATTACTTTTTGTCACGTAGAGCGCCTAAGGTCATCGCCATGACTTTAGCCGGCATTGCGATTGCTCAGTCTTCGTTAACGTTCCAAACCATTACCAATAACCGGATTTTAACGCCGAGCATTATGGGGTTTGACTCCTTGTATATGCTGACCCAAGTATTGGTGGTAGTGCTATTTGGTGGAATGAGTTTTTACTCCGTCAACGCTTATGCGAATTTTACGATTGCCATGGTCGTTATGCTCGGCTTTTCATTTTTGTTGTTTGCTTTTTATTTTCGTGGTCAGCAGCGAAATTTGATGGTGTTATTATTGCTTGGTGTGATTCTCGGGGCTTTATTTGGCAATGTGGCTTCATTCTTGACAATGTTAATGGACCCTAACGATTTTGCTACCTTGCAGTCAAATATGTTTGCAAGTTTCAACAATATTAATGTCGACCTAGTGTATTTAACTGCACCATTATTAATTGTTGTCGCCTTTTTATTATTTCGAATGCATAGAACGCTCGATGTGTTTTGGCTTGATCAGGATAATGCTATTGGGCTAGGAGTCGATGTACGAAAAACAACCAGAAATGTATTGTTATTGAGTGCCATTTTAATTTCGATATCGACAGCGCTGGTTGGGCCAATTATGTTTTTCGGTTTATTGGTTACCAATTTAACGCGTGAATGGTTTAATACTTTCCGCCACCGTACGTTATTATTCGCCTGTTCAGCCATGTCGGTATGTGCGTTATTGTCCGGTCAATGGGTGGTAGAAAAAGTATTTAATTTTGGCACAACAATCAGTGTTGTCATTAATTTCATTGGTGGCGTCTACTTTTTAACGCTACTGATTCGTAACAAAGTGGTTTAA
- a CDS encoding helix-turn-helix transcriptional regulator, which yields MTTQLLTRKERLGEFLRLKRNSIAPETLGLVKPSRSRTPGLRREDVAELADISTVWYSKLERGKAERVSRQVILNIAKSLLCDDSETRYLLQLSGHTEVPSYTTERKGLSDEVKEMINALSPLPAMMTNDFRDILWVNRAFEQMVGITFDAIPQSERNTVRLMSHNPIWQSWLKADCADSLQDCMQNSAARIRAAMVNRICDQEWQQRLDSLMADCPKFQEIWSNHKIKAKDMLEKEYHHKLLGDMVFRKQYWSHCSEDIVGQLVVFTPVNDSDR from the coding sequence ATGACGACCCAACTTTTGACCCGCAAAGAACGTCTCGGAGAGTTCCTACGCTTAAAACGTAACAGCATTGCTCCTGAAACGCTAGGCTTAGTTAAGCCCTCTCGCTCAAGGACTCCTGGGTTAAGACGTGAAGATGTGGCGGAACTGGCCGATATTAGCACTGTTTGGTATTCAAAGCTTGAACGAGGCAAGGCAGAGAGAGTGTCTCGTCAAGTCATATTAAATATAGCGAAGTCATTGCTGTGCGATGATAGTGAAACCCGGTATTTGTTGCAACTGTCGGGCCACACAGAGGTGCCATCGTATACCACGGAAAGAAAAGGGTTGTCTGATGAGGTGAAGGAGATGATCAATGCACTTTCGCCTCTACCCGCCATGATGACGAATGACTTCCGCGATATCCTTTGGGTTAATCGAGCGTTTGAACAAATGGTTGGAATCACGTTCGACGCAATTCCTCAATCAGAGCGAAACACGGTAAGGCTAATGTCTCACAATCCGATTTGGCAGAGTTGGCTAAAAGCCGATTGTGCCGATTCTTTGCAAGATTGTATGCAAAATTCAGCGGCGCGGATTCGTGCTGCGATGGTGAACCGAATCTGTGACCAAGAATGGCAGCAACGTTTAGATTCTTTAATGGCAGATTGTCCAAAATTTCAGGAAATATGGTCAAACCACAAGATCAAGGCAAAAGATATGTTAGAGAAGGAGTACCATCACAAGTTACTCGGCGACATGGTATTTCGTAAACAGTACTGGTCCCATTGCTCTGAAGATATCGTTGGGCAATTGGTCGTGTTTACTCCGGTAAACGACAGCGATAGATAA